A genome region from Bradyrhizobium sp. WSM1417 includes the following:
- a CDS encoding intradiol ring-cleavage dioxygenase, protein MRNFNENTITDAVLERIAGATDPRIKQVSEALVRHLHAFVREVRPTQKEWEYGIDFLTRTGHMCDDKRQEFILLSDALGVSMLVDAINHPVPEGATETTVLGPFFVQASPEKDNGADISGPMEGDPMLVTGSVSTVDGRPLAGAVVDVWHSDDDGYYDVQQLDKIGDLAMRARFHTDQNGRFNFWSIRPAAYPIPHDGTVGDMLAAQGRHPWRPAHVHFMISAPGFEQLVTHVFVAGDQYLDSDVVFGVKDSLIREFVRCPPGRAPDGRMVDNEYFHLNYDFGLKQVASSARAA, encoded by the coding sequence ATGCGCAATTTCAACGAAAACACGATCACGGACGCGGTGCTGGAGCGGATCGCGGGCGCAACCGACCCGCGGATCAAGCAGGTCAGCGAAGCGCTGGTGCGCCACCTTCATGCCTTCGTCCGCGAGGTGCGACCGACCCAGAAGGAATGGGAATACGGCATCGACTTCCTGACCCGCACCGGCCACATGTGCGACGACAAGCGCCAGGAGTTCATCCTGCTGTCCGACGCGCTCGGCGTCTCCATGCTGGTCGACGCGATCAACCATCCGGTGCCGGAAGGCGCGACCGAAACCACGGTGCTCGGTCCGTTCTTCGTGCAGGCGTCGCCCGAGAAAGACAACGGCGCTGACATCTCCGGCCCGATGGAAGGCGATCCGATGCTCGTCACCGGCTCGGTATCGACCGTCGACGGACGGCCGCTTGCCGGCGCCGTCGTGGACGTCTGGCATTCCGACGATGACGGTTATTACGACGTGCAGCAGCTCGACAAGATCGGCGACCTCGCGATGCGGGCGCGCTTCCACACCGACCAGAACGGTCGCTTCAATTTCTGGTCGATCAGGCCGGCTGCCTATCCGATCCCGCATGACGGCACGGTCGGCGACATGCTGGCGGCCCAGGGCCGCCATCCCTGGCGCCCGGCGCACGTGCATTTCATGATCTCGGCGCCCGGCTTCGAGCAACTCGTGACCCATGTGTTCGTGGCCGGCGACCAGTATCTCGACTCCGACGTGGTGTTCGGCGTCAAGGACAGCCTGATCCGCGAATTTGTGCGGTGCCCGCCTGGGCGTGCGCCGGATGGTCGCATGGTGGACAACGAGTATTTTCATCTCAACTATGATTTCGGCTTGAAGCAGGTCGCGAGCAGCGCGAGAGCCGCATAA
- a CDS encoding NAD(P)-dependent oxidoreductase codes for MTDALKNIAFIGIGKMGLPMSVLVAKAGYAMTAFDRSAARLDEARAQGISIAASPAEAVDGKAAIVTSLPDDAALRGALLGRTGLIAAMAAGSVLIETSTVSVQASAEVDAAAQARGVLYLRAPVSGNASIVHTGALSCFVSGPKDAYENAKPLLAAFTRAQTYLGPCEEARYAKLAVNLMIAVSAAMMAESLALARKGGIGWQDILKVLDDSAVASPMVKYKTAPLRSRDFDSTFSCRQMAKDLDLILGAGHAVGVPLQLAAQVRETYGSLVAQGDGDTDFIATVKHLERLSGLGEPKL; via the coding sequence ATGACAGACGCTCTTAAGAACATCGCTTTCATCGGGATCGGCAAGATGGGCCTGCCGATGTCGGTGCTCGTCGCCAAGGCTGGTTACGCCATGACCGCGTTCGACCGCAGCGCCGCACGGCTCGACGAGGCGCGCGCGCAAGGCATTTCGATTGCCGCTTCACCGGCGGAGGCCGTGGACGGTAAGGCCGCGATCGTCACGTCCTTGCCCGATGACGCTGCCTTGCGCGGCGCATTGCTCGGCCGCACCGGCCTCATCGCCGCGATGGCGGCTGGATCTGTCCTGATCGAGACCAGCACCGTGAGCGTCCAGGCGTCCGCAGAGGTCGACGCCGCCGCCCAGGCGCGCGGTGTCCTCTACCTGCGTGCGCCCGTCTCCGGCAATGCCAGCATCGTCCACACCGGCGCGCTGAGCTGCTTCGTCTCGGGCCCGAAGGACGCCTACGAAAACGCAAAGCCGTTGCTCGCCGCCTTCACCCGCGCCCAGACCTATCTCGGGCCCTGCGAGGAAGCGCGATATGCCAAGCTTGCGGTCAATTTGATGATCGCGGTGTCGGCCGCAATGATGGCGGAGAGCCTGGCGCTGGCGCGCAAAGGCGGCATCGGCTGGCAGGACATTCTGAAGGTTCTCGACGACAGCGCGGTGGCCTCACCGATGGTGAAATACAAGACCGCGCCGCTGCGCAGCCGCGATTTCGACTCGACCTTCTCCTGCAGGCAGATGGCCAAGGATCTCGACCTGATCCTCGGCGCCGGCCACGCCGTCGGCGTGCCGCTTCAGCTCGCAGCCCAAGTGCGCGAGACCTATGGCTCGCTGGTCGCGCAGGGTGACGGCGACACCGACTTCATCGCGACAGTCAAGCATCTGGAACGGCTGTCCGGGCTTGGCGAACCGAAACTCTGA
- a CDS encoding amidohydrolase family protein — protein MRRTLIKSAVIISMDDAIGDLPSGDVLIEGSRIVDLRPSIDLGGATETEIVDGAGRIVIPGLINAHMHTWQTGLRGYAANWTLLEYFRRMHAGLATVFRAEDIYIATLVGALNQINQGTTTLVDWCHNNPTPAHTDAAVRGLVESGIRAAFFHGSPKPEPKPGEPHFSEIPHPRREVERLLAGPLADRDGLVTLGLAILGPHYSTLDVAMHDFRLARELKLIASMHQGGGPAKTPGGWEKLIEAGLVGPGVNIVHGNDLPDDLLDRMVDLGVSFSVTPENEMIQGHGFPITGRLLKRGVRPTIGIDLESVLAGDLLSAARVALSMQRALDNAESRKASGAIPATTTIPAREALRWITTEGARMLGREDQIGSLTPGKLADLVVIDANDLNLVPVHDPVSTVVMQTSLANIEAVMIGGVWKKRNGRLLADGLEAKKELLVQSGRRLVQDIERQEHAA, from the coding sequence ATGCGGCGCACGCTCATCAAGTCCGCTGTCATCATCAGCATGGATGACGCGATCGGTGATTTACCTAGCGGCGACGTGCTGATCGAGGGCAGCCGCATCGTTGATTTGCGTCCATCGATCGATCTCGGCGGCGCGACCGAGACCGAGATCGTGGACGGTGCCGGGCGCATCGTCATCCCCGGCCTGATCAACGCCCATATGCACACCTGGCAGACGGGCTTGCGCGGCTATGCCGCCAACTGGACGCTGCTGGAATATTTCCGCCGCATGCATGCCGGGCTCGCTACGGTGTTCAGAGCCGAGGACATTTATATCGCGACCTTGGTGGGCGCGCTGAACCAGATCAACCAGGGCACCACCACGCTGGTCGACTGGTGCCACAACAATCCGACGCCCGCTCATACCGACGCCGCCGTGCGCGGCCTGGTCGAGAGCGGCATCCGCGCGGCCTTCTTCCACGGCTCGCCCAAGCCCGAGCCGAAACCAGGCGAGCCGCATTTCTCGGAGATCCCGCATCCACGCCGCGAGGTCGAGCGACTGCTGGCGGGGCCCCTCGCCGACCGCGACGGCCTCGTCACGCTTGGGCTCGCCATCCTCGGCCCGCACTATTCGACGCTCGACGTCGCCATGCACGATTTCCGTCTGGCGCGCGAGCTCAAGCTGATCGCATCGATGCATCAGGGCGGTGGTCCCGCCAAGACGCCCGGTGGCTGGGAGAAGCTGATCGAGGCCGGCCTCGTCGGCCCCGGCGTCAACATCGTCCATGGCAATGACCTGCCTGACGACCTCCTGGACCGGATGGTCGACCTCGGCGTCTCCTTCTCGGTGACGCCGGAGAACGAGATGATCCAGGGCCACGGCTTTCCGATCACCGGACGGCTGCTCAAGCGCGGCGTGCGGCCGACGATCGGCATCGATCTGGAATCCGTGCTGGCGGGCGACCTCCTCTCCGCCGCGCGCGTTGCACTCTCGATGCAGCGAGCTCTCGACAACGCGGAGTCGCGCAAGGCCAGCGGCGCCATTCCGGCAACGACCACAATCCCCGCCCGCGAGGCGCTGCGCTGGATTACGACGGAAGGCGCGCGCATGCTCGGCCGCGAGGACCAGATCGGCTCGCTGACGCCGGGCAAGCTCGCCGACCTCGTCGTCATTGATGCCAACGATCTCAACCTCGTACCTGTGCACGATCCCGTCTCCACCGTAGTGATGCAGACCAGCCTTGCGAATATTGAGGCCGTGATGATCGGCGGCGTGTGGAAGAAGCGGAATGGTCGGCTGCTGGCCGACGGCCTGGAGGCGAAGAAGGAACTGCTCGTGCAATCGGGCCGGCGGCTGGTGCAGGACATCGAGCGACAGGAACACGCCGCCTGA
- a CDS encoding maleylacetate reductase, producing MIGTFTFENLPCRVVFGSGTLASAKTEVERLGGKRALVLTTPQQEAQGKSLGAALGPLYAGIFPGATMHTPVEVTERALAAMKACEADCVISLGGGSTTGLGKALALRTGINQLCIPTTYAGSEMTPIVGQTENGLKTTVRDAAILPETVIYDVDLTLTLPASLAATSGINAIAHAVEALYACDTNPVTSLMAEEGIRALARALPAIAAKGDDREARTEALYGAWLCGVCLGTVGMALHHKLCHTLGGTFDLPHAETHTIVLPHALAYNAPAVPDAMARISRAIGAADASQGLFELAKRLGAKVALRDIGMPEGGIDKAADVAVTNAYWNPRPLQRDAIRDLIARAWAGEPPGATKAAV from the coding sequence ATGATCGGTACGTTCACCTTTGAAAACCTGCCCTGCCGCGTCGTGTTCGGCAGCGGAACGCTGGCTTCGGCCAAGACCGAGGTCGAGCGGCTCGGCGGCAAGCGCGCCCTGGTGCTGACGACGCCGCAGCAGGAGGCGCAAGGCAAGAGCTTGGGCGCGGCGCTCGGTCCGCTCTACGCCGGCATCTTTCCGGGCGCGACCATGCACACGCCGGTCGAGGTCACGGAGCGGGCGCTCGCGGCGATGAAGGCGTGCGAGGCCGACTGCGTCATTTCCCTCGGTGGCGGATCCACGACCGGGCTCGGCAAGGCGCTCGCCTTGCGCACCGGGATCAACCAACTGTGCATTCCCACCACCTATGCCGGCTCGGAGATGACGCCGATCGTCGGCCAGACCGAGAACGGACTGAAGACCACGGTCCGCGACGCCGCCATCCTGCCCGAGACCGTGATCTACGATGTCGATCTCACCTTGACGCTGCCGGCGAGCCTGGCCGCGACATCTGGCATCAACGCGATCGCGCATGCAGTCGAAGCGCTCTACGCGTGCGACACCAATCCCGTCACGTCGCTGATGGCGGAAGAAGGTATTCGCGCTTTGGCACGTGCCCTGCCCGCCATCGCGGCCAAGGGCGACGATCGCGAGGCTCGCACCGAAGCGCTCTATGGCGCCTGGCTCTGCGGCGTCTGCCTCGGCACCGTCGGCATGGCGCTGCATCACAAGCTCTGCCACACGCTCGGCGGCACCTTTGACCTGCCGCATGCCGAGACCCACACCATCGTGCTGCCGCATGCGCTGGCCTACAATGCACCGGCCGTGCCCGACGCGATGGCGCGAATCTCCCGCGCCATCGGCGCCGCCGATGCATCGCAGGGGCTTTTCGAGCTCGCGAAGCGGCTCGGTGCGAAGGTCGCATTGCGCGACATCGGCATGCCCGAAGGCGGCATCGACAAGGCTGCCGACGTCGCCGTCACCAACGCGTACTGGAACCCGCGCCCGTTGCAACGCGACGCTATCCGCGACCTGATCGCGCGCGCCTGGGCCGGCGAGCCGCCCGGCGCCACCAAAGCGGCAGTTTGA
- a CDS encoding Dabb family protein, with amino-acid sequence MSGPIRHIVMWRLRGETPAERSAARVKVKTLFEGLRGRIDGLTHIEVGLDVSDVDYACDVVLFSEFTDHAALQAYATHPEHLRVREALGDLRIGRFQVDYPIKETGT; translated from the coding sequence ATGTCGGGCCCGATCAGGCACATCGTGATGTGGCGGCTGCGCGGGGAGACGCCCGCGGAGCGTTCCGCCGCCCGGGTCAAGGTCAAGACCCTGTTCGAGGGCTTGCGCGGCCGGATCGACGGCCTCACCCATATCGAAGTCGGGCTCGATGTCAGCGATGTCGACTACGCCTGCGACGTCGTTCTGTTCTCCGAATTCACCGACCATGCTGCGCTCCAGGCCTACGCCACCCACCCGGAACATTTGCGGGTGCGCGAGGCGCTGGGCGACTTGCGGATCGGACGGTTCCAGGTCGATTATCCCATCAAAGAGACCGGCACATGA
- a CDS encoding LysR family transcriptional regulator: protein MDRLLQLEVFAKTAELGSLSKAAEALRMSNAAASRHLSALEERLAVRLIERNTRRLWLTEAGQELLERSSRVLSELAEAEDIVSDRALSPQGTLRVTSSLSFAVIYLAPMLPAFRARYPKLNMQITTANRYSDFIEAGIDVAIRTREQEPDSNIIVRRIGQMRRVLAAAPSYLASCGEPEQPVDLARHNMLVYNLANDPYSLRLRKGNGAQTVRVTPTLDSNDGQVIRGAALAGLGILIQPLYIVQSDIAAGRLVPVLMDWELPLLTMNIAYQNRAGLPAKIRVFSDFLVTHIREHSQPGIWIDAAK from the coding sequence ATGGACCGCCTGCTCCAGTTGGAAGTGTTCGCCAAGACGGCCGAGCTCGGCAGCCTTTCCAAAGCTGCCGAAGCCCTGCGCATGTCGAATGCTGCCGCGAGCCGGCATCTCAGCGCGCTCGAGGAGCGCCTTGCGGTCCGGCTGATCGAGCGCAACACCCGTCGGCTGTGGTTGACGGAGGCGGGGCAGGAGCTGCTGGAGCGCTCGAGCCGGGTTTTGAGCGAGCTGGCGGAAGCCGAGGACATCGTCAGCGATCGCGCGCTGTCGCCGCAGGGCACGCTGCGGGTGACGAGCTCGTTGTCCTTTGCGGTGATCTATCTGGCGCCGATGCTGCCGGCCTTCCGCGCGCGCTATCCGAAGCTCAACATGCAGATCACCACCGCCAACCGGTATTCCGATTTCATCGAGGCCGGCATCGACGTGGCGATCAGGACGCGCGAGCAGGAGCCGGATTCGAACATCATCGTCCGCCGCATCGGCCAGATGCGGCGGGTGCTCGCTGCTGCGCCGTCATATCTCGCAAGCTGCGGCGAGCCGGAACAGCCCGTCGATCTCGCGCGCCACAATATGCTGGTCTACAATCTCGCCAATGATCCCTATTCGCTGCGCCTGCGCAAAGGCAATGGCGCGCAGACTGTTCGCGTCACGCCGACACTCGACAGCAATGACGGCCAGGTTATCCGCGGCGCAGCACTGGCGGGGCTCGGCATCCTCATCCAGCCGCTCTATATCGTGCAAAGCGACATCGCGGCGGGCCGTCTCGTCCCGGTTTTGATGGACTGGGAGCTGCCGCTGCTGACGATGAACATCGCCTACCAGAACCGTGCCGGACTGCCCGCCAAGATCAGGGTCTTTTCCGACTTTCTGGTCACCCACATCCGCGAGCATTCGCAGCCGGGGATCTGGATCGACGCGGCGAAGTGA
- a CDS encoding MarR family winged helix-turn-helix transcriptional regulator, with the protein MKARTSGTAWRHANIGRLLNNAVRRFESRVLELMSEKGHGETRIAHVGLTRNLDVEGTRLTELARRASMSKQAMGELVDQCAELGLVDRIADPTDRRARIVMFTPAGRKWLDAFRDAVDVAEQEMRAELGKATMDTILKGLAVYGAQFDTLHEPD; encoded by the coding sequence TTGAAAGCTAGGACATCCGGCACCGCATGGCGGCATGCCAACATCGGTCGCCTGCTCAACAACGCAGTGCGGCGCTTCGAAAGTCGTGTGCTCGAGCTGATGAGCGAGAAGGGGCATGGCGAAACCCGGATCGCGCATGTCGGTCTCACACGCAATCTCGACGTGGAGGGGACCAGACTGACGGAGCTCGCCCGCCGCGCTTCCATGAGCAAGCAGGCGATGGGCGAGCTAGTCGATCAATGCGCCGAGCTCGGCCTGGTCGATCGCATCGCCGATCCGACCGATCGGCGCGCACGCATCGTCATGTTCACGCCGGCCGGGCGCAAATGGCTCGATGCGTTCCGCGACGCCGTCGATGTTGCCGAGCAGGAGATGCGCGCCGAACTCGGCAAGGCCACGATGGACACGATCCTGAAGGGATTGGCAGTCTACGGCGCGCAATTCGACACGCTCCACGAGCCCGATTAG
- a CDS encoding FAD-dependent oxidoreductase, with translation MLAGRSVLETCLTASVLIVGGGPCGLMLANELGRRGVSAILVDEKPGTAFNPQANATQARSMEHYRRLGFADEIRREGLPADYPTDVAYFTRYAGYELARFQLPSSSRAGELVKGMSGSWSAAELPHRVSQKYVEAVLRRHAERLPGIRLSYGHRLISYVESDDGVVAEIERLDDNSRFQVRADFLVGADGPRSMVRQSLGIVYGGETGMQRDFMGGRMLAVYLRSPGFYASIPHAKAWMYNCFNGDRRAFMASVNGRDEFAFHTQLRPDEDESAITIDEAKAAFQRACGAPIHCEVLSFLTWTAGHALVANGMQRGRVFLGGDAAHLFTPTGGLGYNTAIEDAVNLGWKLASVVKGASPAGLLDSYEVERRPVALRNTDYARRFADSLGLFAPAPDIEDPTEAGDEARRTAGVYLEQHARAEFNIPGVTFGGRYDGSPIIVSDGSQPPPDAANVYVPSACPGGRAPHAWLEDGVSLYDLFGFEWTLLQFGEVMSAQASFAESIRAIGADVKLVTLPKSLRDLYEADLALIRPDQIVAWRGSASQAGMIGRVLPRALGHNASDGARLAS, from the coding sequence ATGCTGGCAGGGAGAAGCGTCTTGGAAACATGTCTGACGGCCTCGGTGCTCATCGTGGGTGGGGGGCCCTGCGGCCTGATGCTCGCCAACGAGCTCGGCCGGCGCGGCGTGTCCGCGATCCTGGTCGATGAAAAGCCGGGCACGGCATTCAATCCGCAAGCCAATGCGACGCAGGCACGCTCGATGGAGCACTATCGGCGGCTGGGTTTTGCCGACGAGATCCGACGCGAAGGTCTGCCTGCGGATTATCCGACTGACGTTGCGTACTTCACGCGCTACGCCGGCTACGAGCTGGCCCGATTTCAGTTGCCGTCGTCGTCACGCGCGGGCGAACTCGTCAAGGGCATGTCGGGCTCCTGGAGCGCGGCCGAGCTGCCGCATCGGGTCTCGCAAAAATATGTCGAGGCGGTGCTGCGCCGCCATGCCGAACGGCTTCCCGGAATACGGCTCAGCTACGGTCATCGTCTGATCAGCTACGTCGAGAGCGATGACGGCGTCGTCGCCGAGATCGAACGTCTCGATGACAACAGCCGCTTTCAGGTCCGCGCCGACTTCCTGGTCGGGGCCGACGGGCCACGCTCAATGGTCCGGCAGTCGCTCGGGATCGTCTACGGCGGCGAAACGGGAATGCAGCGCGATTTCATGGGCGGCCGCATGCTGGCGGTCTATCTCCGTTCGCCCGGATTCTACGCGAGCATCCCGCACGCCAAGGCCTGGATGTACAATTGCTTCAACGGCGACCGCCGCGCGTTTATGGCGTCAGTGAACGGTCGCGACGAGTTTGCGTTTCACACGCAGCTTCGGCCCGATGAGGACGAAAGTGCGATCACGATCGATGAAGCCAAAGCAGCGTTCCAGCGCGCCTGCGGCGCGCCGATCCACTGCGAAGTGCTGTCGTTCCTGACCTGGACCGCCGGTCACGCGCTGGTCGCGAATGGAATGCAGCGGGGCAGGGTGTTCCTCGGCGGCGACGCGGCGCATCTGTTCACGCCGACCGGCGGGCTTGGCTACAACACCGCGATCGAGGATGCGGTCAATCTCGGCTGGAAGCTCGCAAGCGTCGTCAAGGGTGCAAGCCCGGCGGGGCTGCTCGACAGCTATGAGGTCGAGCGGCGTCCGGTGGCGCTGCGCAACACCGATTATGCGCGTCGCTTTGCCGACTCGCTCGGTCTGTTCGCTCCCGCGCCTGACATCGAGGACCCCACCGAGGCCGGCGACGAGGCGCGGCGGACGGCGGGCGTCTATCTCGAACAGCACGCCCGCGCCGAATTCAACATTCCCGGCGTGACCTTCGGTGGGCGCTACGACGGCTCGCCGATCATCGTTTCCGACGGCAGTCAGCCGCCGCCCGATGCCGCGAACGTCTACGTTCCGAGCGCCTGTCCCGGCGGCCGCGCCCCGCATGCGTGGCTGGAAGACGGCGTCTCCCTGTACGACCTGTTCGGGTTCGAGTGGACGCTGCTCCAATTTGGCGAGGTCATGTCCGCTCAAGCGTCATTCGCCGAGAGCATTCGTGCGATCGGCGCCGATGTAAAACTCGTCACGCTGCCGAAATCCCTGCGCGATCTCTACGAGGCGGATCTGGCTTTGATACGCCCCGACCAGATCGTGGCCTGGCGCGGCAGCGCATCACAGGCTGGCATGATCGGGCGCGTGCTCCCCCGAGCACTCGGACACAATGCGAGCGACGGCGCACGGCTGGCCAGCTGA
- a CDS encoding MFS transporter, whose product MTIRALEDYDDHVPTVAAAEPTASSRRRILIAGTIGTAIEWYDFFIYGLIAPLVFDQLFFPKFDQLTATIAVFATFAVGFLARPLGGLVFGHFGDRLGRKSVLLCTLLMMGLATMSIGLLPTYASAGVAATVALVALRFVQGFALGGESTAAILMAIETAPGHRRGFSAAVIQAAGPVGVVLASFAALTISRLPEADLLSWGWRVPFLISAVLVALGVYMRLRIEESATFREAKVTEVAPVVEAVREHWRPILIVFFAEMAQTSYFYLTAIFTISFATRQLGVQKDVITQAVLFANLVGLVAMPLIGAWSDRIGRKRLFLAGVVLAAISMFAFYGVVASRDTMLVTCAVILAAGVIHPLMFGSEGSYFPELFPTRIRFTGVSIGKQLGTVLGGGIAPLVATSLFAQTGSTYAITGYYVALALAAMIALCFARETGKSRLLG is encoded by the coding sequence GTGACGATAAGAGCATTGGAGGACTACGACGATCATGTTCCGACCGTCGCCGCGGCCGAGCCGACGGCGAGCAGCCGCCGGCGTATCCTGATCGCCGGCACCATCGGCACCGCGATCGAATGGTACGACTTCTTCATCTACGGCCTGATCGCGCCGCTGGTGTTCGATCAGCTGTTCTTTCCGAAATTCGACCAGCTCACGGCGACCATTGCGGTGTTCGCGACGTTCGCCGTCGGATTTTTGGCGCGTCCGCTCGGCGGACTGGTGTTCGGTCATTTTGGCGACCGCCTCGGCCGCAAGTCGGTCTTGCTGTGTACGCTGCTCATGATGGGACTTGCGACCATGTCGATCGGATTGTTGCCGACCTACGCCAGTGCAGGCGTGGCCGCGACCGTCGCGCTCGTGGCGTTGCGCTTCGTCCAGGGGTTTGCGCTCGGCGGCGAGTCGACCGCGGCGATCCTTATGGCGATCGAGACGGCGCCCGGGCACCGGCGCGGCTTCTCGGCCGCGGTGATCCAGGCCGCAGGCCCCGTCGGTGTCGTGCTCGCCTCGTTCGCGGCGCTCACGATCTCGCGGCTGCCGGAAGCGGACCTGCTGTCATGGGGCTGGCGCGTACCGTTCCTGATCAGTGCGGTGCTGGTCGCGCTCGGCGTCTACATGCGCCTGCGCATCGAGGAGAGCGCGACATTCCGCGAAGCGAAGGTGACTGAAGTGGCGCCTGTGGTCGAGGCAGTGCGGGAGCACTGGCGGCCGATCCTCATCGTGTTCTTCGCCGAGATGGCGCAGACTTCCTATTTCTATCTGACCGCCATCTTCACCATCTCCTTCGCGACCCGTCAGCTCGGCGTCCAGAAGGACGTCATCACGCAGGCCGTGCTGTTTGCCAATCTCGTCGGGCTCGTTGCGATGCCCCTCATCGGCGCCTGGTCCGACCGCATCGGACGAAAGCGTCTGTTCCTGGCCGGCGTGGTGCTCGCAGCCATCTCGATGTTTGCATTCTACGGTGTGGTCGCGAGCCGTGACACGATGCTGGTGACGTGCGCGGTGATCCTCGCCGCGGGGGTGATCCATCCGCTGATGTTCGGCAGCGAAGGGAGCTATTTCCCGGAGCTGTTTCCGACCCGCATTCGCTTCACCGGCGTGTCGATTGGAAAGCAGCTCGGGACGGTGCTCGGCGGCGGCATTGCGCCGCTGGTCGCCACCAGCCTTTTTGCGCAGACGGGCTCCACCTACGCGATCACGGGATACTACGTCGCGCTCGCGCTCGCGGCGATGATCGCGCTCTGCTTCGCGCGTGAAACCGGCAAGTCGCGGCTGCTCGGCTGA
- a CDS encoding aldehyde dehydrogenase — protein MDVSLLVNGQDQAASSGKVFERRNPLSQEVASRAAAATASDADAAVAAAFAALPGWSALGPNARRALLLKAADALEAKRDAFVRIMMAEIGTTEIWSAFNVKLATGMLREAASLTTQIAGEVIPSDKPGCLAMSVRQPAGVCLGIAPWNAPIILGVRAVATALACGNTVVLKASEICPGTHRLIGGVFKDAGFPPGVVNVLTNAPADAPALVERLIANPAVRRINFTGSTRVGRVIAELAGRHLKPVLLELGGKAPLIVLDDADLDAAVAAVAFGAFINQGQVCMSTERVIVDEAVAAAFVEKLAKKTAALPAGDPRHGPVVVGSMIDEAPAKHVVALIDDAIARGAVKLAGGDRVGTVVPATVLDRVVPGMRIYTEESFGPVVSVVRARGVDDAVRLANDTEYGLSAAVFGRDLARALTVAQRIESGICHVNGPTVHDEAQMPFGGVKGSGYGRFGGQAGIAEFTDLRWITIETQPQHYPF, from the coding sequence ATGGACGTCAGTCTTCTCGTCAACGGACAGGATCAGGCCGCTTCCAGCGGCAAGGTGTTCGAGCGGCGCAATCCGCTGTCGCAGGAGGTCGCAAGCCGCGCGGCCGCCGCCACCGCTTCCGATGCCGACGCCGCAGTGGCGGCGGCTTTCGCCGCATTGCCAGGATGGTCGGCACTTGGCCCGAATGCGAGGCGAGCCCTGTTGCTGAAGGCCGCAGATGCGCTTGAGGCGAAGCGCGACGCCTTCGTCCGGATCATGATGGCCGAGATCGGCACGACGGAGATCTGGTCCGCCTTCAACGTCAAGCTCGCGACCGGCATGCTGCGCGAAGCGGCGTCGCTCACCACGCAAATCGCGGGCGAGGTGATCCCGTCGGACAAGCCGGGATGTCTCGCCATGTCCGTTCGCCAGCCGGCCGGCGTTTGCCTCGGCATCGCGCCGTGGAATGCGCCGATCATTCTCGGCGTTCGCGCCGTGGCGACGGCGCTTGCCTGCGGCAATACGGTCGTGCTCAAGGCCTCCGAGATCTGCCCGGGAACGCACCGGCTGATCGGCGGGGTCTTCAAGGACGCAGGCTTTCCGCCCGGCGTCGTGAATGTCCTGACCAACGCACCGGCCGACGCGCCCGCTCTGGTCGAGCGCCTGATCGCCAATCCTGCCGTGCGGCGGATCAATTTCACCGGCTCGACCCGCGTCGGCCGCGTCATCGCCGAACTCGCCGGCCGCCACCTCAAGCCGGTGCTGCTCGAGCTTGGCGGCAAGGCGCCTCTGATCGTGCTCGATGATGCCGACCTCGATGCCGCCGTCGCGGCGGTCGCGTTCGGCGCCTTCATCAATCAGGGCCAGGTTTGCATGTCGACCGAGCGGGTGATCGTCGACGAGGCGGTGGCGGCCGCCTTTGTCGAGAAGCTTGCGAAGAAAACGGCTGCGCTTCCGGCCGGCGACCCGCGCCACGGTCCGGTCGTGGTCGGCTCGATGATCGACGAGGCGCCGGCCAAGCATGTCGTTGCACTGATCGACGACGCGATCGCCAGAGGCGCCGTCAAGCTCGCGGGCGGCGACCGGGTTGGCACGGTCGTTCCGGCCACCGTGCTCGACCGCGTGGTGCCCGGCATGCGCATCTACACCGAGGAGAGCTTTGGTCCCGTCGTCTCGGTGGTCCGCGCGCGTGGCGTGGATGATGCCGTGCGGCTCGCCAACGACACCGAGTACGGCCTCTCGGCCGCCGTGTTCGGCCGCGATCTCGCGCGTGCGCTGACGGTGGCGCAGCGGATCGAAAGCGGCATCTGCCACGTCAACGGCCCGACCGTGCATGACGAGGCGCAGATGCCGTTCGGCGGCGTGAAGGGATCGGGCTACGGCCGCTTCGGCGGCCAGGCCGGCATCGCCGAGTTCACCGATCTGCGCTGGATCACCATCGAGACCCAGCCGCAGCACTATCCCTTCTAA